A stretch of the Nematostella vectensis chromosome 1, jaNemVect1.1, whole genome shotgun sequence genome encodes the following:
- the LOC125560636 gene encoding 52 kDa repressor of the inhibitor of the protein kinase-like: protein QLSQATRTFRIQDHRTFAKKKHTSLINVCHTRWIERIDAMDRIVELLHPVTATIEDISMNRHKHENTNWNPTSRQDAQSLLNAINFSFIVAIVIVRHILALTKPLTVKLQSKAMDILKAKEELALLISVLTEMSNDIDATHHELYQDAVTIARQVDVQPDMPRVAQRQTHRPNAPASNPEDYYKINLSRVFLDHVLEQLDSRFKDDVFICYKGISIIPSVLIATDDWKPNVLEFCNYYRQDMPNYIGLQAELLLWERLWKGRDNRGEVIPDTLKATLEDIDKDAYVNIYFMLKILITLPISSASCERSISSLRNLKTYLRSTMTEDRLNGLALMYTHKDMDLDLDRIIDLFAQLHPRRMRMANILT from the coding sequence cAACTCTCCCAAGCGACAAGAACATTTAGAATTCAGGATCATAGaacttttgcaaaaaaaaaacacacttctTTAATTAATGTATGCCACACCCGATGGATTGAAAGGATAGATGCTATGGACCGAATAGTTGAGCTTCTCCATCCAGTCACAGCTACAATAGAAGATATCTCAATGAACAGACACAAGCATGAAAATACCAACTGGAATCCTACCAGCAGACAAGATGCCCAATCATTACTTAATGCTATCAACTTTTCCTTTAttgttgctattgttattgtcagACATATTTTGGCACTAACTAAGCCACTTACAGTGAAGCTGCAAAGTAAAGCTATGGATATCCTGAAAGCTAAAGAAGAACTTGCTCTTCTGATATCAGTTCTCACAGAAATGAGCAATGACATTGATGCCACACACCATGAACTGTACCAGGATGCAGTGACTATCGCAAGACAAGTAGATGTACAACCAGATATGCCAAGGGTAGCTCAGAGACAGACACATAGACCCAATGCTCCTGCTTCAAATCCtgaagactattacaagatAAATCTGAGCAGAGTTTTCCTAGACCATGTACTCGAGCAGCTCGATTCTAGATTCAAGGATGATGTATTTATCTGCTACAAAGGTATTTCGATCATACCCTCTGTTTTGATTGCTACTGATGACTGGAAGCCTaatgttttagaattttgTAACTATTACAGACAGGACATGCCAAATTATATAGGTTTACAGGCAGAGCTTTTATTATGGGAGAGATTATGGAAGGGGAGGGATAACAGAGGAGAAGTGATTCCAGACACTCTTAAGGCTACACTGGAGGATATTGACAAAGATGCATAtgtcaatatttatttcatgttAAAGATCCTGATCACACTTCCAATTTCATCTGCTTCTTGTGAGAGATCCATTTCATCCCTTCGAAATCTTAAAACCTATTTGAGAAGCACAATGACTGAGGACAGATTGAATGGGCTGGCACTAATGTATACCCACAAAGACATGGATTTAGACCTGGACAGAATAATAGATTTATTTGCTCAATTGCACCCTAGGAGAATGAGAATGGCAAACATATTAACTTAA
- the LOC116614761 gene encoding uncharacterized protein LOC116614761: MLDDGLRVHIVTQYVLHKNPKKLEIIAKRQKEMLEALQINLDHPHVAKVHVLCKDNSDMQNVVHSKLNNSDKLLFQHIGHDLCFSDVFRYIGENLLGETAMQLNIDCFLEQGWHQLNNTLLQDKTMYALTRHETDYSIKHCNATEFCPNDRTASIGSRDAFIVNLISPLPEEMLKQMEIL, encoded by the exons ATGTTAGATGATGGATTGAGAGTGCACATTGTAACACAGTACGTGTTACACAAAAATCCAAAGAAGCTGGAAATTATTGCAAAGAGACAGAAAGAAATGCTGGAGGCCTTAcagatcaacctagatcaTCCACAT GTCGCAAAGGTTCATGTGTTATGCAAAGACAACAGTGACATGCAAAACGTTGTGCACTCTAAGCTTAACAATAGCGACAAACTGCTCTTTCAACACATTGGTCACGATCTTTGCTTCTCCGACGTCTTTCGGTATATCGGTGAAAATCTTCTGGGAGAAACAGCGATGCAACTAAATATAGACTGTTTCTTAGAGCAGGGTTGGCACCAATTGAACAACACACTTCTACAAGACAAGACGATGTACGCCCTAACAAGACACGAGACGGACTACAGCATCAAGCACTGCAACGCCACAGAATTCTGCCCTAACGATAGAACCGCTTCCATAGGAAGCCGTGACGCATTTATTGTTAATCTCATCTCTCCTCTTCCGGAAGAAATGCTTAAACAAATGGAAATACTATAG